From the genome of Fundulus heteroclitus isolate FHET01 chromosome 7, MU-UCD_Fhet_4.1, whole genome shotgun sequence, one region includes:
- the dop1b gene encoding protein dopey-2 isoform X3 — protein sequence MDPEEAELQNDYRYRNYAAVIEKALRNFESSSEWADLISSLGKLNKALQSNLRYSLLPKRLIIGKRLAQCLHPALPSGVHLKALETYEVIFKIIGTKWLAKDLFIYSSGLFPLLGHAAMAVKPVLLTLYERYYLPLQRALLPSLQAFITGLLPGLEEGLEVYDRTDALLVKLSLLVGQQVFYGALWGSMLVTPMVRLPASVFVVTHFDRMAPLTQQTHMLGYGHRAVIKSVCLSLQDSNVLVQRNMLEVLLYFFPFATCLDPAEPGVALSSEDMITVVSAALLTLLRRDMSLNRRLYALLLGTDIKGGMVAPHPTLSTTVEEHTSFYFNTFSKDYVVKALINILKQKEVDSDPESVIAYLRPFRIIISLLDKPEIGPAVLGCVMLEVVRAFHSYCLEVLGEENVAKSGHSANQLACKIKDNKNATEIIKTMNMLVSSMNSEYLWEYMTEHFCTSLSEKVDPPIPPEQDYGQPAPSVAEMSNLIMFLLDVLPLELYADIQSLFLPDMLGAMLQSLRRHMDSITLDDLTQALRACFKVLSKIQMPVAYMDVDSGSHVEEVDSVSPEEETAKEVHNEGEKNGSVNGLQEDEGQRRDGGSEAEPANGVYSTLRSEDSGLGVSASPSEQHLQLGTATEAERKATCKTGDGVWRRGGSVEAMTRCLQDILAFVTTRYLMVQVEDVRGPDPEPQCDQSAISVDHKPLLGGREFKHKLTELFTPNKLKARVPAESQAPASPTEKKEERGSAGCMDWAAGFMPRGRAEISEACRQTFVATCHLLLESTTFPVYLSEEEMLALHTEMFGNSGSDVDSLPVWLRSLMILCCMSRDYSIQHTAVASLLELINHSQSLALVIEDKHRRYQSSDANPLSGRLQMVSVPPVSPVLLRAIEEGTDFFQRLSRVLWSQLDTEQREQHVSCVDLFYRLHCLAPSASICEDIICQALLHKDKAVRLEALHRFTVLWHLTREIQSNRTMSLSRSFDRSLCVVVDSLTSSDGSISAAAQCWLVRALSLNDVIRILEPILLLLLHPSTQRCSIQSVKQNLTAGDLRLLSSRGLIKTSRASADAAAADVTALNSLSVVDREALWTELDSGPEPERPADSLAASRSESEKTEEEEVREEEEEEGVSEHTESADTSGAQVSSENSSSGSAPPSSVEEGGLVNGLRRVESEHTQASDSLSSEDEEDLELEAMARSRLLKQEREKRDAIDSLFRHVLLYSTAGGWRRLLQGLALLDSLLRSSPDCHLVDALCGTSLDTSSAAHLNLVSNLLQRHQQAQDGKRFYGCLLSPASSPSAPPSLLVELLVSLCLRILRSHYPSYLAVTPLDLQGNREAQVKSVTVLTRIVNQLCFTVRGQECSKAALESIHRLLTCCKVQQHALLSLSASMYSSQKAADKGSSKGAELLDEDGGLSEESLVNLGAAGGQEQCPLQIELLKLLQALIVLEYHVWPGGVASAAGGASGQPGDPRESSPASTPLAREWQTAVLFQQSIKAGQYVQSHPITAQGMFVSAAARALQPQYGYAMHPHWVSLLCSSLPYLGRSLGIIVSPLIGQICRNVDELVKLHEHDGGKTAHSRRENIAPDYPLTLLEGLTTITHYCLLDNKKSLVACDPVDVRNARNTVLEALPHMLSSMALLWGVVVREELQKRSPDSGHSSKHASTSVYFKSSKMLRQRILQFLLPLTGHYGVQLMASVGVVWSNRRGKRRHKNKVLPVASEARLIIVELIKSLHTLNTETILHLVKEVVKRPHQIKGEQKATLVDIPMLQFSYAYIQSISAAALQENVAPLLGLLRESVQLNLAPPGHFLLLGILNDFVNRLPNLDNKKDSKDLQQEVTQRILEAVGGIAGSSLEQTSWLSRSLEVKVQPQICQEAEEPDDADVDGDHCESVTQANAMVSSSAPSVYSVQALTLLAEILAPLLDMVYRSDEKEKAVPLISRLLYYVFPYLKNHSAYNMPSFAAGAQLLSSLSGYACTKRAWKKEVFELFMDPLFFTMDASCAHSWKSIIDHLLTHEKTMFKDLMGMQSSSLKLFPSADQKPMLLKRQAFAMFSGELDQYHLYLPLIQERLTETLRMNPSAAVCAQMFLMFRVLLLRISSQHLTSLWPIMVTELIRIFARLEKSLQPDKEVSKLAKVVRGALDRNGPVNFSQAELDMYLSACKFLDTSLAFPPEKMPLFQMYRWAFVPEVDVSRYSGPENALIEGEQECTPHVVRVLEGIQQRYGALNELSGESSTEHLEFPLLFQASLSSITQLLPFLRTLCCSFQAPPACSQPAAHFPVADYPAASSHTVLHRLEDIIENEFLDSMES from the exons ATGGATCCCGAGGAGGCCGAGCTGCAGAATGACTACCGGTACCGGAACTACGCGGCGGTCATCGAGAAGGCGCTGCGAAACTTCGAGTCGTCCAGTGAGTGGGCGGACCTCATCTCCTCCCTGGGAAAGCTCAATAAG GCCCTACAAAGCAACCTGCGCTACTCGCTCTTGCCCAAGAGGCTGATCATAGGGAAGCGCCTGGCTCAGTGCCTGCACCCGGCTCTGCCCAGCGGAGTGCACCTCAAGGCTCTGGAGACGTACGAGGTCATCTTTAAAATCATCGGCACAAAATGGCTGGCCAAGGACCTGTTTATCTACAG CTCTGGCTTGTTCCCACTGTTGGGCCACGCAGCCATGGCAGTGAAGCCTGTGCTGCTGACGCTGTACGAGCGTTACTATCTGCCGCTGCAGAGGGCTTTGCTCCCCAGTCTGCAGGCCTTCATAACTGGACTCCTCCCAGGTCTGGAAGAAGGACTGGAGGTTTACGACAG GACCGACGCGCTGCTGGTCAAGCTGTCGCTGTTGGTGGGCCAGCAGGTCTTCTACGGCGCCCTGTGGGGCAGCATGCTGGTCACCCCCATGGTACGGCTGCCCGCTTCGGTCTTCGTGGTCACGCACTTCGACCGCATGGCCCCGCTGACTCAGCAGACCCACATGTTGGGCTACGGCCATCGTGCGGTG ATCAAatccgtctgtctgtctctgcaaGATTCAAACGTGTTGGTGCAGAGGAACATGCTCGAAGTCCTCCTCTACTTTTTCCCCTTCGCCACGTGTCTG GACCCGGCGGAGCCGGGCGTTGCCCTCAGCTCCGAGGACATGATCACAGTGGTGTCTGCAGCTCTACTCACCCTGCTCAGGAGAGACATGTCCCTCAACAGACGCCTCTACGCCTTGCTCCTAG GCACGGACATCAAAGGAGGGATGGTGGCGCCCCATCCCACGCTCTCCACCACCGTGGAGGAGCACACCTCCTTCTACTTCAACACTTTTTCCAAAGATTATGTTGTGAAG GCTCTGATTAACATCCTCAAACAGAAGGAGGTGGACAGCGACCCGGAAAGCGTCATCGCTTACCTCAGACCCTTTCGCATCATCATCAGTCTACTCGATAAACCCGAGATAG GGCCGGCTGTGCTGGGCTGCGTGATGTTGGAGGTGGTCCGAGCTTTCCACAGCTACTGCCTGGAGGTGCTCGGTGAGGAAAACGTGGCAAAGTCAGGACACTCAGCCAACCAGCTTGCTTG TAAAATCAAAGACAACAAGAATGCAACAGAGATCATAAAGACGATGAACATGCTCGTGAGCTCCATGAACAGCGAATACCTGTGGGAGTACATGACTGAACACTTTTGCACGTCTCTCAG TGAAAAAGTTGATCCACCGATACCCCCGGAGCAGGACTACGGTCAACCTGCTCCCTCTGTCGCAGAAATGTCCAACCTCATCATGTTCCTGCTGGACGTCCTCCCTCTG GAGCTCTACGCCGACATCCAGTCGCTTTTCCTCCCCGACATGCTGGGCGCCATGCTGCAGAGCCTGCGCCGCCACATGGACTCCATTACCCTCGACGACCTCACGCAGGCGCTGCGAGCGTGCTTCAAGGTCCTGAGTAAGATCCAGATGCCCGTGGCTTACATGGATGTCGATTCAGGATCCCACGTAGAGGAGGTGGACTCGGTGTCGCCGGAGGAGGAAACTGCAAAG gagGTGCACAACGAGGGGGAGAAGAACGGAAGTGTTAACGGACTTCAGGAAGACGAGGGGCAGAGGCGAGATGGAGGAAGTGAAGCCGAGCCGGCTAACGGGGTTTACTCGACCCTGAGGTCTGAAGACAGCGGCTTGGGCGTCAGCGCCTCGCCCTCGGAGCAGCACCTGCAGCTGGGGACAGCGACGGAGGCCGAGCGAAAGGCGACGTGCAAAACCGGCGACGGGGTCTGGAGAAGGGGAGGGAGCGTGGAAGCCATGACCCGGTGTCTGCAGGATATCCTTGCCTTCGTGACCACAAG ATACCTGATGGTCCAGGTGGAGGACGTCAGGGGTCCGGATCCAGAGCCTCAGTGTGACCAAAGCGCCATCTCTGTGGATCACAAGCCTCTGTTAGGGGGGAGAGAATTTAAGCACAAACTGACCGAGCTGTTCACTCCAAATAAGCTCAAAGCCCGTGTGCCGGCAGAGAGCCAGGCCCCAGCATCCCCCACAGAAAAGAAGGAGGAGCGCGGCTCGGCGGGGTGCATGGACTGGGCGGCCGGGTTCATGCCCCGGGGGAGGGCTGAGATCTCGGAGGCCTGTCGACAGACCTTCGTCGCCACCTgccacctgctgctggagaGCACCACCTTCCCCGTGTACCTGAGCGAGGAGGAGATGCTGGCGCTTCACACCGAGATGTTTGGAAACTCAG gcAGTGACGTGGACAGCCTGCCGGTATGGCTGAGGTCCCTGATGATTCTGTGCTGCATGTCCCGGGACTACAGCATCCAGCACACCGCGGTGGCgtccctgctggagctcatcaACCACTCCCAGTCCTTAGCGCTGGTCATCGAGGACAAGCACAGGCGCTACCAGAGCTCCGACGCCAACCCTCTGAGTGGGCGGCTGCAGATGGTCAGCGTGCCGCCCGTCTCTCCAGTCCTGCTGCGAGCCATAGAGGAAGGCACAGACTTCTTTCAG AGATTGTCCCGGGTGCTGTGGAGTCAACTGGACACAGAGCAGAGGGAGCAGCACGTTTCCTGCGTAGATCTGTTTTACAGGCTGCACTGTTTGGCTCCCTCGGCATCCATCTGTGAGGACATCATCTGCCAGGCGCTGCTGCACAAAGACAAG GCAGTTCGGCTGGAAGCTCTGCACCGCTTCACGGTGCTGTGGCACCTGACCCGGGAGATTCAGAGCAACAGGACCATGTCTCTAAGTCGATCCTTTGACCG GTCCCTGTGTGTTGTGGTGGACAGCCTGACCTCCTCCGATGGCTCGATAAGTGCCGCCGCTCAGTGTTGGCTGGTTAGAGCTCTGTCCCTGAACGACGTGATCCGCATCCTGGAGCctattctgctgctgctgcttcacccGTCCACCCAGCGCTGCTCCATCCAGAGCGTCAAGCAGAACCTCACCGCCG GTGACCTGAGGCTTTTAAGCAGCAGAGGTTTGATTAAAACCTCCCGGGCCTCCGCAGACGCGGCGGCAGCCGACGTGACCGCGTTGAACAGCCTGAGCGTCGTGGACCGAGAAGCTCTGTGGACTGAGTTGGACAGCGGGCCAGAGCCAGAGAGGCCCGCGGACTCTTTGGCGGCGTCGAGGAGTGAGAGCGAgaagacggaggaggaggaggtcagagaggaggaagaggaggagggtgtCAGTGAGCACACGGAGTCAGCGGACACCAGCGGAGCCCAGGTTTCCTCGGAGAACTCCAGCTCGGGTTCTGCGCCGCCCAGCAGCGTCGAGGAGGGAGGCCTGGTGAACGGCCTGCGGAGGGTAGAGTCTGAGCACACGCAGGCGTCCGACTCCCTGTCCAGCGAAGACGAGGAGGACCTAGAGCTGGAGGCCATGGCCAGGTCCCGCCTGCTGAAGCAGGAGCGCGAGAAGCGGGACGCCATCGACTCTCTGTTCCGCCACGTGCTGCTGTACTCCACGGCGGGCGGCTGGCGCCGTCTGCTGCAGGGCCTGGCGCTGCTCGACAGCCTGCTACGCAGCAGCCCCgactgccacctggtggacgcCCTGTGCGGCACGTCGCTGGACACCAGCTCGGCGGCGCACCTCAACCTGGTCTCCAACCTCCTGCAGCGCCACCAGCAGGCTCAGGACGGCAAGCGCTTCTACGGCTGCCTGCTTTCGCCCGCCTCCTCCCCCTCGGCGCCCCCCTCCCTCCTCGTCGAACTGCTGGTGTCGCTCTGCCTGCGAATCCTGCGCTCGCACTACCCGTCCTACTTGGCCGTGACCCCCCTGGACCTGCAGGGCAACCGGGAGGCCCAGGTGAAGAGCGTGACGGTGCTGACGCGGATAGTCAACCAGCTCTGCTTCACGGTGCGGGGGCAGGAGTGCAGCAAGGCCGCCCTGGAATCAATCCACAGACTCCTGACGTGCTGCAAGGTGCAGCAGCATGCCCTGCTGTCCCTGTCCGCGTCCATGTACAGCAGCCAAAAGGCGGCAGATAAGGGGTCCTCCAAGGGAGCCGAGCTGCTGGACGAGGACGGAGGCCTGTCGGAGGAGAGTTTGGTGAACCTGGGTGCGGCAGGCGGGCAGGAGCAGTGCCCCTTGCAGATCGAGCTGCTGAAGTTGCTCCAGGCTCTCATAGTGCTGGAATACCACGTGTGGCCGGGCGGGGTGGCGTCGGCGGCCGGCGGCGCGTCTGGCCAGCCCGGAGATCCCCGCGAGTCCTCGCCGGCCTCCACCCCGCTGGCCCGCGAGTGGCAAACGGCCGTGCTCTTCCAGCAGTCCATCAAAGCCGGCCAGTACGTCCAAAGCCACCCCATCACAGCCCAGGGCATGTTTGTGTCCGCcgccgccagagccctgcaGCCTCAGTACGGCTACGCCATGCACCCCCACTGGGTGTCGCTGCTGTGCTCCTCCCTGCCGTACCTGGGCCGCTCCCTGGGGATCATCGTGTCGCCGCTCATCGGCCAGATCTGCAGGAACGTGGACGAGCTGGTGAAGCTCCACGAGCACGACGGAGGGAAGACCGCTCACAG CAGGAGGGAGAACATCGCTCCCGACTACCCTTTGACTCTGCTGGAAGGCCTCACCACCATCACACATTATTGTCTCCTCGACAACAAAAAG TCTCTGGTGGCCTGTGATCCCGTGGACGTCCGTAACGCACGCAACACCGTGCTGGAGGCGCTGCCCCACATGCTCAGCAGCATGGCGTTGTTGTGGGGCGTGGTCGTGAGGGAGGAGCTTCAGAAACGCTCGCCCGACTCGGGCCACAGCAGCAAACACGCCTCTACCTCTGTGTACTTCAAAAGCTCCAAG ATGCTGCGGCAGCGGATTCTGCAGTTTCTGCTCCCTCTAACCGGACATTATGGGGTTCAGCTGATGGCTTCAGTGGGAGTAGTGTGGAGCAACAGGAGGGGCAAAAGgagacataaaaacaaa GTCTTGCCTGTAGCCAGCGAGGCCCGTCTGATCATCGTGGAGCTCATAAAATCGCTTCACACCCTGAACACCGAGACGATCCTACACCTGGTTAAAGAAGTCGTGAAGAGACCGCATCAGATCAAAGGCGAACAG AAGGCAACGCTGGTCGACATTCCCATGCTGCAGTTCAGCTATGCCTACATCCAGAG CATTTCAGCTGCGGCTCTGCAGGAAAACGTCGCTCCCCTCCTCGGCCTCTTAAGGGAGTCCGTTCAGCTCAACCTGGCGCCGCCCGGACATTTCTTACTGCTGGG AATCCTAAATGACTTTGTCAATCGTCTCCCCAACCTGGACAACAAGAAGGACTCCAAAGATCTGCAG CAGGAGGTGACCCAGCGGATCCTGGAGGCGGTGGGCGGGATCGCAGGCTCCTCTCTGGAGCAGACCAGCTGGCTCAGCCGAAGCCTGGAGGTCAAAGTGCAGCCACAGATTTGCCAGGAAGCCGAAGAACCGGATGACGCAGATGTGGACGGGGATCACTGTG AGTCAGTAACTCAGGCGAACGCCATGGTCTCCTCCTCCGCTCCCTCGGTGTACAGTGTGCAGGCTCTTACGCTGCTTGCAGAG ATCTTGGCGCCCCTTCTGGACATGGTCTACCGTAGCGATGAGAAGGAAAAAGCTGTTCCCCTCATCTCACGTCTCCTCTATTATGTTTTCCCTTACCTCAAGAAccacag TGCCTACAACATGCCCAGCTTTGCAGCCGGAGCTCAGCTGCTCAGTAGCCTCAGTGGGTACGCCTGCACCAAAAGGGCCTGGAAGAAGGAGGTGTTTGAGCTCTTCATGGACCCGCTCTTCTTCACCATGGATGCCTCCTGTGCACACAG ttgGAAATCAATTATTGACCATCTACTGACTCATGAGAAGACCATGTTTAAAGACCTGATGG GCATGCAGAGCAGCTCCCTGAAGCTGTTCCCCAGTGCCGACCAGAAGCCCATGCTGCTGAAACGGCAGGCGTTCGCCATGTTCAGCGGCGAACTTGACCAGTATCACCTCTACCTTCCACTTATTCAAG AGCGCCTCACGGAGACTTTGCGCATGAACCCGAGCGCTGCTGTCTGCGCCCAGATGTTCTTGATGTTCCGTGTCCTCCTGCTGCGGATCTCATCCCAGCACCTGACGTCACTTTGGCCCATAATGGTCACAGAACTT atacGGATATTTGCACGTTTGGAGAAATCTCTGCAGCCAGATAAAGAAGTCTCAAA GTTGGCCAAAGTGGTGCGTGGAGCTCTTGACAGAAAC